One part of the Vogesella sp. LIG4 genome encodes these proteins:
- the recA gene encoding recombinase RecA: MAAEDKSKALAAALAQIEKQFGKGSIMRMSDNQITENLQVISTGSLGLDLALGVGGLPRGRVVEIYGPESSGKTTLCLQVVAEAQKLGGTCAYIDAENALDPQYAQKLGVSVEQLLISQPDTGEQALEIADMLVRSGGVDVIVVDSVAALVPKAEIEGEMGDNHVGLHARLMSQALRKLTGNIKRTNTLVIFINQIRMKIGVMFGSPETTTGGNALKFYASVRMDIRRIGGIKKGEEIIGNETRVKVVKNKVSPPFKQANFDILYGEGISREGEIVELGVEHELIEKSGAWYSYNGQKIGQGKDNTRLWLKDNPEIAREIERKVRESVGVNVQITEGQPDEDELVDDTFDA, encoded by the coding sequence ATGGCAGCCGAAGACAAGAGCAAAGCCCTGGCCGCAGCGCTGGCACAGATCGAAAAGCAGTTTGGCAAAGGCTCGATCATGCGCATGAGCGACAACCAGATCACCGAGAACCTGCAGGTGATCAGCACCGGTTCGCTCGGCCTGGACCTGGCACTGGGCGTCGGCGGCCTGCCGCGTGGCCGTGTAGTGGAAATCTACGGCCCGGAATCCTCCGGCAAGACCACGCTGTGTCTGCAGGTAGTAGCCGAGGCACAGAAACTGGGCGGCACCTGCGCCTACATCGACGCGGAAAACGCGCTGGACCCGCAATACGCGCAGAAACTGGGCGTTTCGGTGGAACAGCTGCTGATCTCGCAGCCGGATACCGGTGAACAGGCGCTGGAAATCGCCGACATGCTGGTACGCTCCGGCGGTGTGGACGTGATCGTGGTGGACTCGGTAGCCGCACTGGTGCCGAAGGCGGAAATCGAAGGCGAAATGGGCGACAACCACGTCGGCCTGCACGCCCGCCTGATGAGCCAGGCACTGCGCAAGCTCACCGGCAACATCAAGCGCACCAACACCCTGGTGATCTTCATCAACCAGATCCGCATGAAGATCGGCGTGATGTTCGGCAGCCCGGAAACCACCACCGGCGGTAACGCGCTGAAGTTCTACGCCTCGGTGCGCATGGACATCCGCCGCATCGGCGGCATCAAGAAGGGCGAGGAGATCATCGGCAACGAGACCCGCGTCAAAGTGGTGAAGAACAAGGTTTCCCCGCCGTTCAAGCAGGCCAACTTCGACATCCTGTACGGAGAGGGCATCAGCCGTGAAGGCGAGATCGTCGAACTGGGCGTGGAGCACGAGCTGATCGAGAAATCCGGCGCCTGGTACAGCTACAACGGCCAGAAGATCGGCCAGGGCAAGGACAACACCCGCCTGTGGCTGAAGGACAACCCGGAAATCGCCCGCGAGATCGAACGCAAGGTCCGCGAATCGGTAGGCGT